The following proteins are co-located in the Chryseobacterium daecheongense genome:
- a CDS encoding AraC family transcriptional regulator N-terminal domain-containing protein, with the protein MNDNKFLLNTPDLKKENQLMSLVENQTKFNLNNCEFSIYETHKTAFGVKLHFDTIAFTAMLRGKKHMKLENKTGYFDYFPGESILVAPGETMIIDFPEADETPSQCISLSLNPDFIEDSLNHLNYTLPKVDETSQWNIQLDEYFLFNNKSLASATNNIMRIAMDDNSQKDIMADFALKELLIRLMQTQARGMVEKNIAKNKSRIGFAVDYIKKNLHQKLSIDSIAKLAYVSKSNFFKMFKDELGTSPNDFILQERINRAKELLATQNSIKETAYQTGFSDTNYFTRVFKQLVGVTPKTYQNKVIFFE; encoded by the coding sequence ATGAATGATAATAAGTTTTTATTAAATACTCCTGATCTGAAAAAAGAAAATCAGCTGATGAGCCTTGTTGAAAACCAAACGAAATTCAATCTCAACAATTGTGAGTTCAGTATCTATGAAACCCATAAAACTGCTTTTGGTGTAAAACTTCATTTTGATACCATTGCATTTACCGCTATGCTGAGAGGAAAAAAGCATATGAAACTGGAAAATAAAACAGGATATTTTGATTATTTTCCAGGAGAGAGCATACTGGTAGCACCAGGAGAAACAATGATTATTGATTTTCCTGAAGCTGATGAAACTCCATCACAATGTATTTCATTAAGTCTTAATCCTGATTTTATAGAAGATTCGCTTAACCATTTGAATTACACATTACCAAAGGTGGATGAAACTTCTCAATGGAATATTCAGCTGGATGAGTATTTTCTATTCAATAATAAATCTCTGGCTTCCGCTACCAACAATATCATGAGGATCGCTATGGATGATAATTCTCAAAAAGACATCATGGCTGATTTTGCCCTGAAGGAACTTTTGATAAGATTGATGCAGACCCAGGCCAGAGGTATGGTAGAGAAGAATATTGCAAAAAATAAATCGAGAATAGGTTTTGCCGTCGATTATATCAAAAAAAATCTTCATCAGAAACTTTCCATTGACAGCATTGCTAAACTTGCTTATGTCAGCAAATCAAATTTCTTTAAAATGTTTAAAGATGAACTAGGTACTTCACCCAATGATTTCATTTTACAAGAGCGAATCAACCGGGCTAAAGAATTATTGGCTACTCAGAATAGCATTAAAGAAACCGCTTATCAAACAGGTTTTTCAGATACAAATTATTTTACAAGAGTATTCAAACAACTTGTGGGAGTAACACCAAAGACTTATCAGAATAAGGTTATATTCTTTGAATAA
- a CDS encoding alpha/beta hydrolase — protein MKRLFAFATILLFSSSKYNSQTSTNKFEISSDLEQISLWAKSNMPDQLGSINAEMITNKGSVTHVSDPRLIIHRPKKPNGIAILVISGGGYAHIELGKESTPTANWLASEGVTAFELIYRLPQEGWKTTNVPFEDAQRAMRIIRSSAKNYGIDPHKIGILGFSAGGHLAGMIATQPNKMFYKPVDDIDSLSARPDFVGLIYPVISMLPPNNKTHAFKSILGKNPSTSEEIEFSVERQVNSQTPPTLLAQAIDDPISPVENSILMDDALKKVNVPVEMHLFKNGGHGWGLGKKGSEVAAWPGIFREWIGNGSFKILEHNCCDFNKKKRIFY, from the coding sequence ATGAAACGACTATTCGCCTTCGCGACCATATTACTTTTCTCAAGTAGTAAATACAATTCCCAAACTTCTACAAACAAGTTTGAGATTTCATCCGATCTGGAGCAAATTTCCTTATGGGCAAAAAGCAATATGCCTGATCAACTAGGTAGTATAAACGCAGAAATGATAACTAATAAAGGGTCTGTCACTCATGTTTCTGATCCAAGGTTAATTATTCATCGACCTAAAAAACCAAATGGTATAGCCATTTTAGTCATTAGTGGTGGCGGATATGCTCACATAGAATTAGGAAAAGAAAGTACACCAACTGCGAATTGGTTAGCATCAGAAGGAGTAACTGCCTTTGAACTTATTTATAGATTGCCACAAGAAGGTTGGAAGACGACCAATGTTCCTTTTGAAGATGCACAAAGAGCTATGCGAATAATCAGAAGTTCAGCCAAAAATTATGGTATAGATCCTCATAAAATTGGCATCTTAGGGTTCTCAGCCGGTGGACATTTAGCCGGAATGATTGCCACGCAACCTAATAAGATGTTTTATAAACCCGTCGACGATATAGATTCTCTATCTGCAAGACCCGATTTTGTAGGATTGATTTATCCGGTTATTTCAATGCTTCCCCCGAATAATAAAACCCATGCTTTTAAGAGTATTCTTGGGAAAAATCCATCAACTTCCGAGGAAATAGAATTCTCTGTGGAAAGGCAGGTGAATAGTCAAACACCACCAACTTTATTAGCACAAGCAATTGATGATCCTATTTCTCCTGTGGAGAATAGTATATTAATGGATGATGCATTAAAGAAGGTGAATGTTCCTGTTGAAATGCATTTGTTTAAGAATGGAGGACATGGTTGGGGATTGGGAAAGAAAGGAAGTGAGGTTGCGGCGTGGCCGGGGATTTTTAGGGAGTGGATAGGAAATGGGAGCTTTAAGATACTTGAACACAACTGCTGTGATTTTAACAAAAAAAAGAGAATATTCTATTAA